The genomic interval AGCCTTTCTTGGCTATGTAAATATAGGGCCGGAATAAGTGCAAGATCCTCAACAAAATGGATTAAGGTGGGCTTCggatttttcataatttttttctATCTTTTCATCAAGTTCTTGTTTGATCTGCCGCTATTATCACAATATCCCTCCTTTTAGGGTTAATGCTATCAATGGTGAATCGATCATTCGCTATCCTTTTTTTTAGAAGAGCTTTTTTGAATGGAAGAAAAGTAATGAAACCCGCGATGGCTACTGAATAACCTCCTTTGATTTTTTTTATAATAAACCCTTTGACCTTTTTCTTCGTTCGCCAAATCTTCTTCAGTTCTATCCAAGCTCGGTTTTGTCTGAATCTTTGTGGAAGAAGAAGCGGTTCGCCAGCCGCTACATCCAGGGATCCCACAAAATCATTAAACCTGGCGGCTGCTCGCTCTTTGATCAGTGATTCACCGGCCACTAGATCGATGAAGAATCTCTCAAAAATCCGCTTTTTGATCAGTGATTCACCAGCCACTACATTCTTGGATCCCACCTTATTCTCAAACCTGGTGGCTCGCTTGATTGGCAGTCCTGTAAGCTCATCTTGCATACAAATTTTGGGGGTACCAGGGCCTGCATCCACCAAGAACATTTCTTCCCTTAAGCGTAAGCGTAAAACTGAAGATTGTGAGGCGTTTCCACTACATAATAAGAAACTAGAATTAGATCTTGGAAATGATCGACTCCAATAGATGCTCATCATAAGCTTTTTTTTCCTCCTATTCCTATTGATCAGAAGTATCCAGCAGCGCCACGCCAGAGTGACTTCCGAAGCGCTATGGACGGGACGAAATCCGGCAGCCAGTTGCTGGCTCTGAATAACCAGCCCAGCAAGAAGCTAAATTCTTCCATAACATAACATAACGGGGCGGGGTTGCGCGCGAGCCGAGTGACGTAGGTGCACAAGAGTACTTCGCGCCACAACCATCTCTTTTTTATAGGTTCTACGGACCGATGCCTCCTGCTTCATCTGGTAAAAAAGAGTCATAGATATGCCTGTAATTAGAAGGAAGAACCGCCATAAAAATCTTCCTCGTGTATCGTCTGTAGCGGAACTATGAACGGGAGCTAGCAATCCGGACCGTATTGAAAAGGTTCCTAAGACACAGCATGGAAGAGTCAAAATATTCAGAAGCGAGGTCCAAgaatgaagaaggggtagaatTACTGAATGAATACGAGCTGTGGCTAATACCCGAGGCATAAAAGACGCATTTTCTACGGGATCCCGAAACCACCAGCCACCCCGACCTAATTCATGATGAGCCCACCAACTTCCTGGCGAGATGCCTACGGTTAAAAACAACCGACATGTCAAGATCCAAATTCGAATTGGTTCCTGGTCCTGGTCAGAGACCACCGTGTTCGCGCCGGCGGTCCAACAAAGAGGCGAAGTAGTGGTGTCTTTCTTTCCATTACGAACGACACGCTTCGCCTGCTCCCTCCCCGTGTCCATTAGCGCTCCTGTCCAGAGCGAAGAGAAGGCGAAAaagcgccgccgaagcagcatgAGCAGGCTTCTATTGCTACGCAACAATAGAGCAGGCGCGCCGCCCACAAAATGTTTGAATGATCGGGTAAAGAGCGAGCTTCTTATATGGGATCCGACGCATCCAGCAGAGCGAAGCAGCGTTCCATTCTTTTCGGCGGCATCCTTCCGCATTGGCGGCGAGTGGAGTGCCACAATCCCATTCATCATTTTTGATCTACATAACCCAAAGCCCATAGCACTGGCGACATCTCCGGCATAAATGCAAGGAGGATGTATAGCTGATATAGGATCTTGTGGAACTGGATTTGATTCTGCAAGCGGTTCGGTACGAACGAAGAAATTTCGAACAAAAGGATCGGAACTCGCTGATAGGAAAGGAGAGAAAAACAAAGCAATGCCAAGAGCTCCGTCAATCTGCTGTTCATCGATAGACGAAGCTCTCTCTTTTTCATCTCGTGCCAGATGTAACAAAAGATTAGTCCTTTTTCCTTCTCGCGAACCACGGGAGCGCCCAGCGCCCAGAAGAGCAAAGCTCATTTTCAAAACAGGGTCAAGCGGCGCATTAAAAAGGGCTGGCCCGTTAAAAGGACGCTTACTTTGCGAACGAAGTTCAGAATCAACAAGGGTTCTCCGAACGAAGGGAGTGTACAACTGGGGCGCAGCCCAACTTTTTTGTTGGAGAGATAGAATGGAGTTCTTCACGAAGTTCGAGACAAAGGAAAAAATCAAAGTTTCTCTATAGCCTCTTCGTTTTGAGACATTATGGCTTTGGGGTCGACCCCGGTAACAAAAAAGGAATCCATAAAAACTTGGGATCCAACACCATGATAAAATACTACCCTCATGATTAGACCATGTCCCTGAGATTTGATAAAAAAAAGGTGCATTAGCGGTTAATACGTTGTAATTAGATAAGTTATTTGGAATATGACGGAACGAAAGAccaaggaaaggaagaagaatgCACCAAAATGCAAGTGCTGCACCAAACGCTGGTGGTTGTTTCTTGTTGTAAGTGAATGCAACGAAAAGACCCGGAAATAACGAATAATGAGAAAATTCATTTATAGACATTTCGTGCTCATTTCCAAATTTATGCTTAGTTATTCCCATCATCCGGTAACCACAGGATGATCCCAATCTCCTTTTAGTAATAGATCTTTTTGATATGTCTCAGTCTCAGCGGCAAGGAAGAGAAAATGCATCGAGTCGTTTATCAAGAAAGTGGACGAGCATGGCGGTCCCTATATCTCTGAGGGGTGTA from Aegilops tauschii subsp. strangulata cultivar AL8/78 unplaced genomic scaffold, Aet v6.0 ptg000651l_obj, whole genome shotgun sequence carries:
- the LOC141033091 gene encoding uncharacterized protein; this encodes MQGGCIADIGSCGTGFDSASGSVRTKKFRTKGSELADRKGEKNKAMPRAPSICCSSIDEALSFSSRARCNKRLVLFPSREPRERPAPRRAKLIFKTGSSGALKRAGPLKGRLLCERSSESTRVLRTKGVYNWGAAQLFCWRDRMEFFTKFETKEKIKVSL